Proteins from a single region of Erythrobacter sp.:
- a CDS encoding HNH endonuclease, which produces MRTLQLLLDFNMLPQDQMPMAFGVFMHKDGSIYDDIPEVHYQFPKAYLSRAKQMVGDWIVYREPVKLPQSKGFFAVAKVQRIIPDPAISDRYRALIEPGSYLPFEPTVPHIVDGLPVERDLANAQAAVRPLSPSDFARIVALGLPKEDVLPRVGDPEPLNVVREERTPFEVERPLVQSLLNRPFRDRAFRRAVLHAYDGRCAVTGWRLVNGGGRLEAEAAHIKPVEHGGPDSIRNGLALSGTAHWMFDRGLIGVADNHEIIIHRKVNDRSGVEAIINPTGKLIPPPREADHPHPQFLNWHREFHAFAA; this is translated from the coding sequence TTGAGAACACTTCAGCTTCTGCTTGACTTCAACATGTTACCGCAAGATCAAATGCCAATGGCGTTTGGCGTTTTCATGCACAAAGATGGGTCGATCTACGACGATATCCCAGAAGTGCATTATCAGTTTCCGAAGGCATATCTCAGTCGCGCCAAGCAGATGGTTGGTGACTGGATTGTTTATCGTGAGCCAGTCAAGCTCCCGCAGTCGAAAGGCTTCTTTGCGGTGGCAAAGGTTCAACGAATTATACCTGATCCTGCGATTTCGGATCGGTATCGTGCGTTGATCGAGCCGGGCAGTTATTTGCCCTTTGAACCGACGGTTCCACACATTGTGGACGGGCTACCGGTCGAGCGCGATTTGGCAAATGCACAAGCCGCAGTTCGCCCGCTGTCACCTTCGGACTTCGCACGCATTGTTGCTCTTGGATTGCCAAAAGAGGATGTTCTTCCTCGTGTTGGCGACCCGGAACCGTTGAACGTTGTCCGCGAGGAACGCACCCCCTTCGAAGTCGAGCGCCCTCTCGTTCAATCGCTTCTTAATCGCCCCTTCCGCGACCGGGCATTTCGCCGTGCAGTGCTCCATGCCTATGACGGACGCTGCGCTGTCACCGGTTGGCGTCTCGTCAATGGGGGAGGGCGGTTGGAGGCTGAGGCGGCCCACATAAAGCCAGTCGAGCATGGCGGGCCGGACTCGATCCGCAACGGACTTGCACTGTCTGGCACTGCCCACTGGATGTTCGATCGAGGGTTGATTGGTGTAGCCGACAATCACGAGATCATCATTCACCGAAAGGTCAATGACCGCAGTGGGGTTGAGGCCATCATCAATCCGACGGGAAAACTGATCCCGCCCCCGAGAGAAGCGGACCATCCCCACCCGCAGTTTTTGAACTGGCATCGGGAATTTCACGCGTTCGCCGCTTAG